One window of the Esox lucius isolate fEsoLuc1 chromosome 8, fEsoLuc1.pri, whole genome shotgun sequence genome contains the following:
- the inpp5d gene encoding phosphatidylinositol 3,4,5-trisphosphate 5-phosphatase 1 isoform X3: protein MLSQPWYHGNITRSTAEDLLSKAARDGSFLLRDSESIQGAYALCVLYQNCVYTYRILPNEERKLSVQASEGVPIRFFVVLADLVEAYYSPNMGLVTHLQFPVQKEEEPEEEPDPVTYPPQLPPRNFSAVLPANDSKESHVGESRYPEQACASLTETYLQRLQHVDMTNLPEEHQKSIQDYFLNSLCIDAEQVQNGNPNLPHLKKLIMGICKHLNSEISRTLPTLEAFQRTLDQQLSPGIGRLRSQVSADSGQSISFRLEQLTKLLYSIEEKAKTAVFESVGYDAGHRRSLIPPITFEVKSESLGLTTKMFLKVDVESGKIFFKKSKDGPEDKFFVHNKILQLVKSQKVGKLVIVVETEKEKTIRKEFIFDDTKKREGFCQLLQQMKNKHSDKPEPDMITVFVGTWNMGNASPPHQIASWFQCKGQGKTRDDTTNHIPHDIYVIGTQEDPLGEKEWMDTLKNALRGTTNISFKQIAIQTLWNIRIVVLAKPEHENRISHIFSDSVKTGIANALGNKGAVGVSFMFNGTSFGFVNSHLTSGSEKKIRRNQNYVSILRFLNLGDKKLNPFDITHRFTHLFWLGDLNYRIDMPSTEAENIVTKIKQQQYQELLCRDQLTMERGEGKVFLHYDEEDITFAPTYRFERDTRERYAYTKAKATGTKYNLPSWCDRVLRKSYPLAHVSCQSYGCTNDIMSSDHSPVFATFEVGVASQFVSKQDPNSVSQGGIKFMNCIATLMTKSKTKFFIEYHSTCLEKFVKSSEGENQEHSDGSIKVRFGNQVELIPIISDPEYLLDQHILLCIKSTDCDESYGEGCVALRAAENSYTEFQVALTHHGEQTGSLTGGIQLRTSEGKQTEKLYDFIQVEKDDSGAQKGKALDQINKFGLTNASDITNPNYMGVGYKSGCVTDKGWSYSMPPRSSSGGGGGAAGHMGKDQTHGNMSPKRSGYDGNSVRSPTGKTSDNVGEDGL from the exons GCCTCCGAGGGAGTCCCTATTCGGTTCTTCGTGGTGCTAGCTGACCTGGTGGAGGCGTACTACAGCCCCAACATGGGTCTAGTTACACACCTGCAGTTCCCTGTCCAGAAAGAGGAGGAGCCAGAGGAAGAGCCAG ATCCCGTCACATATCCTCCTCAGCTTCCCCCCAGGAACTTCTCTGCAGTGCTGCCGGCAAATGACAGCAAAGAGAGTCATGTAGGGGAGAGCAGATATCCAGAGCAGGCTTGTGCTTCCCTAACAGAAACCTACCTACAGAGGCTGCAGCACGTCGACATGACTAA TCTGCCAGAAGAGCATCAGAAATCCATCCAGGACTACTTCCTCAACTCCCTTTGTATTGACGCCGAGCAAGTGCAGAACGGGAATCCTAATCTTCCCCATCTGAAGAAGCTTATCATGGGGATCTGCAAACATCTCAACAG TGAGATCTCACGGACCCTACCCACCCTGGAGGCCTTTCAGAGGACACTGGACCAACAGCTGTCCCCAGGGATCGGAAGGCTCAGGAGTCAG GTGTCAGCAGATTCAGGTCAGTCTATATCCTTTAGACTGGAACAACTGACCAAGCTGCTTTACTCTATTGAGGAGAAG GCCAAAACTGCTGTGTTTGAGTCAGTTGGGTACGACGCAGGCCACCGAAGATCTCTAATACcaccaattacatttgaa GTCAAAAGTGAGTCACTTGGTCTCACAACCAAGATGTTCCTCAAAGTGGATGTTGAAAGTGGGAAGATCTTCTTTAAGAAATCCAAAGATGGGCCAGAAGACAAATTCTTTGTACACAATAAAA TCCTGCAGCTGGTAAAGTCCCAGAAGGTTGGAAAGCTGGTGATCGTTGTGGAGACGGAGAAGGAGAAGACTATCAGGAAAGAGTTCATCTTTGACGATACAAAG AAAAGAGAAGGATTTTGCCAACTCCTTCAGCAGATGAAGAATAAGCACTCGGACAAACCTGAACCAGACATGATCACAGTGTTTGTTGGCACCTGGAATATGG GTAACGCCAGTCCCCCCCACCAAATTGCTTCCTGGTTCCAGTGTAAGGGTCAGGGGAAGACGAGGGACGATACGACCAATCACATCCCTCATGACATCTATGTGATAGGGACACAGGAAGACCCCCTGGGAGAGAAGGAGTGGATGGACACACTGAAGAACGCCCTGAGAGGAACAACCAACATCAGCTTCAAACAG ATTGCCATTCAGACCCTTTGGAATATACGGATTGTTGTGCTAGCCAAGCCAGAGCACGAAAACAGAATATCACACATATTTTCGGACAGCGTTAAGACAGGGATCGCCAATGCACTGG GAAACAAGGGGGCTGTGGGCGTGTCCTTCATGTTTAACGGAACTTCATTTGGCTTTGTAAACAGTCACCTGACCTCAGGCAGTGAGAAAAAGATCAG ACGCAACCAGAATTATGTCAGCATCCTACGCTTCCTGAATCTTGGAGATAAGAAACTGAATCCTTTCGACATCACGCATCGATTCACCCATCTGTTCTGGCTTGGTGATCTGAATTACCGAATTGACATGCCTTCCACA GAAGCGGAGAACATTGTGACCAAGATCAAACAGCAGCAGTACCAGGAACTACTGTGCCGGGACCAGCTCAccatggagagaggagagggcaaGGTCTTCCTGCACTACG ACGAGGAAGATATCACATTTGCGCCCACATATCGCTTTGAGAGAGACACGCGGGAGAGATATGCCTACACCAAGGCCAAAGCAACAGGG ACCAAGTATAACCTGCCGTCCTGGTGTGATCGTGTCCTGAGGAAGTCCTATCCCCTGGCCCATGTCTCCTGCCAGTCCTACG GGTGCACCAACGACATAATGTCCAGCGACCACTCTCCAGTATTCGCTACATTTGAAGTCGGCGTGGCATCCCAGTTTGTCTCCAAGCAGG ATCCCAACAGTGTATCTCAGGGAGGCATCAAGTTCATGAACTGCATCGCCACCCTCATGACAAAATCCAAGACCAAGTTCTTCATCGAATACCACTCCACTTGCTTAGAGA AGTTTGTCAAGAGCTCTGAAGGAGAGAACCAAGAACACTCTGACGGGAGTATCAAGGTTCGGTTTGGAAATCAAGTTGAG CTCATTCCAATCATCTCAGATCCAGAGTACCTGCTGGATCAGCACATTCTCCTTTGCATCAAGTCCACAGACTGTGATGAATCTTACG GAGAGGGCTGTGTGGCTCTGAGGGCGGCGGAGAACTCCTACACCGAGTTCCAGGTCGCACTGACACACCACGGAGAGCAGACAGGTTCGCTGACGGGAGGCATACAGCTACGGACCTCTGAgggcaaacagacagagaagttGTATG ATTTTATCCAAGTTGAAAAAGATGATTCTGGGGCCCAAAAAGGAAAAGCTCTCGATCAAATCAACAA GTTTGGTTTGACCAATGCCTCCGACATCACCAACCCTAATTACATGGGGGTTGGCTACAAGTCTGGGTGTGTGACAGACAAGGGCTGGAGCTACAGTATGCCCCCAAGATCGAGCTCTGGAGGTGGTGGCGGTGCAGCTGGGCACATGGGAAAAGACCAGACCCATGGAAACATGTCTCCCAAAAGGTCTGGCTACGACGGTAACTCTGTTCGAAGCCCCACAGGGAAGACGTCGGACAATGT aggtgaggatggactcTGA